Part of the Pelmatolapia mariae isolate MD_Pm_ZW linkage group LG3_W, Pm_UMD_F_2, whole genome shotgun sequence genome is shown below.
GGCATTCATGGAAAAGGGATGAGAACAGGTCGCTGTTTGAATGCTACACGTGACAGCTAGACAGCCAGCAAACAAAATAGACGAGATCTCCACACAAGGCTTGCTTTTCTTGGTTTTACTGAAGATATTTTTAAGCCTTATCCTTTCTCAAGGCTTGTCTTTGCTATTTCTTAATTTTAACTGAAATATAtagaaagtgaaaataaattgctAGCTAATACACATCTTAATGACGAACTTAATGATTAGCCTAGCTTAACACGTGCGTTACAGTTGTAACGTGTATGCACTAACTACTGACTTTTGACCAAAAGGCATAACAGCCTTTCTTCCTCTCCTAACTCCCAACCAGagcctccctgagcctggttcagctggaggtttcttcctgttaattttttccttcccactgttgccaagtgcttttTCAAAAAGGGTTTTGTCTGCATTACTGTTGGGTcattatcttacaatataaagcaggtGAGGTGACTGTATGTCAGGACTGcatgttttgtctgtttttgtatgTTTACATGTTGTGTATGTAAAACCACAGCAACTCCTTCCTCCACCGATTTCCACTGATCTGACGTCTTGACACTTCAGTGACATTTCTCAGCACAAAGCTAATAAGAGTGTGTATCGACTGTGACAAAGTGTGAATCTCTTTATaccttgtgggggtttttttaataCCTCAAGGGAAATGAGAACACTCTAATACCCTGAACAGTAACAGCAGTGCTATAATCTGCAGTGACATCCTGAAAATTGTCTTTTGCAATGACATCTGGACATCATACTTTATTACCAGACTGACAGCATGCCCAAAGTGATCCCTGCCCCTCTCCTATTGCAAAACAAAAGCCAAACTACAAGCCTAGTTGGataagtggtcagaaaaaataagaaaaggtaTGCAAGCCAGTAGATAGGATGTTAAATCCTCAGAGTGTAACTAAACAACTCAAAGAAAGCTTAGAGTAACAGTTGAAAGAAAATGATATATTTTCTGCACTTTTTCTCTCATGTGGCGAAATGTAAACTGCTGTTCAAAACATTTAGTGTTAAAATCATACATACACAACCATAGCACTTAGAcaacactgaaatgaaaaacactgaataaaaaagtGATGTGGAGTGGGTTAGACACCCACACCAATTTAGTAATTCTCATAAATGCCAATctgaaagtgctgctgagcctgAACCTGATTAACACGCATGTTTTATAATCAGAGATGGTGAGAGCTGCTGTCTCTAACAGTGCGTTCATAATAAGTTAGTGATTTACAGCACAGCAGTGAAAGCTGAGGCAGCAGAGCACCTCCAATGCTACTCTTCCATCAGTTTCCATCAGCTGGTGCAGCTGGTTTTGATGAGCAGGATGACTAAAACAGTTCAAGATAACATCAAAGAGCAGCAAAGAAGGAATGTAGTACTGATCCCCAAGCCTTTAGAAAAAATATGCAGTATAGATAAATCAAAGATCCACACCCCCAAAAGTTCAGATCAAATACAGATTTTCATGGAGGTGGAAatgctctgtgctgctgttttgctttgcttCCAGATTgcatgtgtttaattttacatcTTGTTGAAGAGTTATTGCTATAAGTTATAAGAAAAAAGTGCAGACACATGACTGGTAAGAAAAagacgtctctgtttcctgtggatACAAAGCTGTAAACACAAAGAGGAAATGGTTGCATGTTAGAAGTGTGATCACTGTGTGTTTCAGGATTTGCAAGAATATCATTAGACTGAGAGGACATAACGACTCAAGCAGCTTTCCCTGCTCATTGAAAACTGCAGAAATACTGGTGAGTCTTGCTAGCTGctctgtgcacacaggtgtttCTTCTACAAACTTCATGTACAGTTATCTGAACAGTTTAACTAAAAGCTCTGCTCATATGTTCTGAGGAAAGATGTacaaaactaaattaaactaacaGCTAAACTGCAGTATTATAAAAACGTGAATGCTACAGACATAAAATCTGAAACTGAACATTTGATACTTCATACAAAAATAACCGTAGTTTCACATAAAAAATGTTCCTCATTTTCATGATCTGTGATAAcacataaatattaaacattcacagttttctttatttttccaccCAACAACATGAATATTTACTTAATGTAAAATACAAATGTTTCCTTGATTTTCAGTGTAAGGCATTAAGATCTGAACCAGTGTGAAACTTGATGCATTATATGTGACAGCTTAACACCTTGCTCAGATTCAGATATCATTACATGGACTATGGAGCAATGCCATGTTACAATCTCTTTGTAAAACAACAGGAGGAAGTGAATCATTGGTCTTTGATTAACACTAGACTCTATCGAGCCAGATACTTTGAAAGACGGATATGAATGAAAAGGATTAATTTTTCAGCTTCAGGAACATGGTTGACCCAAAAAACATGACTTTCCCTTTGAACGAGACCTGTGATCTTGTTGGCACATCAGTCAACCCTTTCTTTATGCTGGTCTACAGTCTGTTGTTTCTGGTAAGTTTCAAATCTTCTGTGCACTGTTAGAAATTTGACAAAAGACCTTTGTGCATCCACTAAATTCCTGTTCTCCATGCTCCGTGTATGTTCAGGTGGGTTTACTCCTCAATGGCTTGATCCTGAAGTTTTACTTTTGTGGAGCTCGGCAGCAGGCATCAAGCAGTTTGATGGTGTACATGAAGAACCTGACAGCTGCTGACTTCCTGCTCTGCCTCTCTCTGCCACTGCGCATCAGCCACTATGGTAGCACATCAGTCATCGTTTGGCAGCTCTACTGCAGCTTTGGGGCTTCTGCCCTCTTCCTCAACATGTACGCCAGCATCTTATTCATGTGTTATGTAGCTGCCAACAGGTAAGGACCCTTTACTGCTATTGACTACAAAAGGTGTTAATGACCACAAACGCTGTGTCCCTGACTAAATTATCAATGTGTATGCACTGTTGCACCCACTGTGACCCTGTGTTCTGTATTCAGATTTACTGCCAGCTAAACTCTCTCTTGCATCACTTCCTCCAAGGAACAGGCACATGTTGTATTTGGACAGGATTTAAtgcaaaaaagtgtgaaactcAAACGatacaaaatacagaaatgtcACATAAACTCAAGCTTGGATTTGAATTCTTTCTATTGACATATAAAACACATCATacatttcaaatcaaatcaaatcaaatcacttttattgtcacgtcacatgtgcaggtacactggtacagtacatgtgagtgaaattcttgtgtgcgagcttcacaagcaacagagttgtgcaaaatacaataacgtaaaacaagcaaaatataaaaatggctaatctaaaaagtaataaatatatgtacaatatgtaaaggtatatacattactgaatgtgtatactaaatatgtttttctacgtgtgtgtgtgtgtgtgagtgtgtatatagtgtgtatatacatgttttacaaatgaaataaagtaaacaataaaataagatataagGTGAGGTTTCTATGAaatgttcagcagtctgatggcctggtgaaaaaagctgtctctcagtccgctggtacgggaccggatgctgcagaacctccttcctgatggaagtagtctgaagagtttatggctggggtgactggagtccttgatgatcctccccgctttcctcaggcaccgcttcctgtagatgtcttggagggagggaagctcacctccaattattctttcagcacaccgcactactctctggagagctttgcggttgtaagcggtgctgttgccgtaccaggtggtgatgcatccagtgaggatgctctcaatttCAAATCACTTTAATAATATCATATACCCTGTTTGATAATTGAACACAAGTAAGAAACTTACTCATATTGCCACTCAAAGGGATTTAATACAGTGGACGGCTTTAGATTGTAAGGAACAACCATGTCTTGCTTCACTCATGAGCAAGCAACTTCCTATCACACTTCTAATAACTAACAGTTCCTGAAAGCAGCAACTCAGTGATACTAGTTTCAGTATGGTAATCTCAGGCACTGTGTTGCAGCCAGtaatgggaataacggcgttacaagtaacggcgttactaacggcgttacttttttcagtaacgagtaatctaactaattactactcctatcgttacaacggcgttacagttactaacaagaaaacacggtccgttactatttttcaacaaacagacggttgaagctgtgttcagcttactgcattttatatcagctgcacggaagtagctgtaagtaatctggacgctacagctttaagcagctgcgcgctcccgcggacggcaatcacgatcactgtctagcacaacacctggagctcagggggcaaaacaatcgcatgagtgctgctgtttgactgaggaagaataaagtagtcgtggtaagtcaatcgcatgaccacttaaagacaaagcaacaaggtgatatataccagtttataaattgtgtcgataggccacgtaaaaccagagtcatgataaacaatatatacgcggcgttttttcctcaatagtttcgccacgttagcgctagcaagcactctctgcttatgagcaaaaaaacaatgggggaagttttaggagtgacggcgagagagagagagacagagagagaaagagaaagagagagagagaaagagaaagcgcgagttttgagatgtgagatttgtgacgtttagcgtgtttggggtgtttagttaatgtgttgtcttgtgtagttagtgtgtagtgttgtggatagttttgtgttgtgtgtcagaaaaatgaggcgactgctgtctccaggtagaaacaggagtgatacacctgctgctgtcagacctgcaggtatcaggctgtgatgttctcctttatagtggacagaaattatttttttggagtggcacaaataatttgtgtggcatcttattaaagaacagctgattgttctgtaaatagtttgaaatggttattttttttaaaaaaagggtaaaaggtaaatggatgcaaataactttgttgtttgcaaaacttgtgcaaaagattttaaaaattgacaatttatatttgcatttaaagttatgaaatatgattcattaaagatgtttgtggttgttataaaaatataactttttctactctgattttatgttttttgtctgattttagatcaattgtgttaatacagtatgtcaaaatgaaaacatgactgtaaattcagacacgtgaggttgtgctgaaaagaatgataccaaacaaggcaaagcaaatagtttttaaaggtaaaatgtggagggaaaatcaaaagtagttaaaaatggccaattataccctggaccccagagggttaaacgtttttttttaaagtaacgcaatagttactttttaagtaattaattacttttagaatattgtaattcagttactaactcagttacttttttgaagaagtaactagtaactatatttgaattactttttcaaagtaacttgcccaacactggttgcAGCACCCCCATGAAGATGAATGTTGGTTGAGAAAACAGACAGTGAGTGTGATGGAGTTCTACAGAAAACAACCATTTATTCAGGCATTTggaatttttttaaacacttttttgttttgttttttactgtttgcagttttttttttgtctgtgttattTGCCGAGATTACTTTAATGATCCTAATATCACTGAAAAAGCACGGAGTTGATACTTTCAGGAACAGTTGGAATTTTTCAATTGTGCCGATGGTTGAAAGTTGTGGTAATTTGACCAAAAATGACAGATTTGGCTCCACTGTGGCTGATAAGTGAAGTTGGATGCTTTGTCTTCTCTATTCAGGTATCTGAAGATCGTCCGACCTTCAGGAAGTCATGTCCTGCAGTCAGTACGAACTGCCAACATTGTCTCCATGGTCACCTGGATTTGTCTCCTGGCTCCATCAGTTACTTACGgcatcatgtttttaatcaCCCAGAAACCTCTGACCTCTATCCCCAACCACTGTGGGCTCCTCTTTAGTGCATCAGTTAGTCTGATGTTTAAAATCATGCACACCTTCTCTGCTATCATTTTCTTGCTGGTGTCCATATCCCTGGTCTTCTTCTACTACAGCACCTCCCGCAGGGTGTTGCAGGCACAGCAGACACAGCTGGCCTCCTCCAATGCTGAGAAGCTTGTGAAGTCTCGCAGGAACATGTTGGTGCTGGTCAGcatcttctgtgtttgttttgtccccCATCACCTGGTTCgagttctgtttgtttttctgttgaacAGCTGCTCTGTGGATCTTGTGTTGTTCTACCTGAAGGAGGCTGCCACCATGCTGTCAGTTTTCAACGTCTGTCTGGACCCTCTGGTTTACTTTTTCCTCTGTAAGACTTTTCGGCCCCAGGTGAGAAAGGCGTCCAGGATAGCCAACATTCAACAAGCGAACACAGAGAGTCAGAGCACCATGGAGAAACTGAGCATCATTAAAGGAAGAGCAGCAAGTCAAACCAGTGAGCTGTAAGGAAATAATCAACTTATCACAAAGGTAGGAATAGATTttattctgcttttctttttgttttaaggaTCAAATGAGTAATCTCAATTTTTATATAGCACAGGAGTTTCTGCTGAGCTGCAGTAAATGGCTGAAGTCAGCCAAACCCACCTATTAGTACAACATGTGATTTAACATGAATAAACTGAACCAGTCTATGATAAAGATCATACAAACAGTGCATGGTGTCAACACAGTACCCCATAAATGCCAAAGCTGGCCACCTTGAGTTTTCCTTTACCAGGTGTCTGTTTctgtaaaaaaatacttttgtaGACActatattttaacatattttgcTGATATAAAGACTTGGCAATAAGTAAGGAATAAAGTAGAAATGTGACAATTAAATATTTTCcgagtttttacttttttacccCTGAGTCACCTCAAACACTGTGACCAGCATTCATCTACAGGCAGTCAGATCGCTGTTTATCTCATAATACCAGGTGTAACATTCACAGCTATTTCCTCTGAAGGACGTTGTAACTCTTTTTCACCAGTGGTTGGAGATGGGAGGTCTAATCTGCTGAAAATCAGTAATTGTAACAATATAGGATAGGAtttaactttattgtcattacacatatataaatgcaGGGTGACAAAATACAGTTTGCATCTAATCAGAAGTGCAAGAGTAGTAAGTGCAATAAGACAAATGTACAGATGATCTGTATAGCATATAGATGTTCTATGTTATAGTATAGATGGGCAGATATACAGATGTACCATGAACAATTATACAGATTTTCTATATATATTCAGATGTGCTactcttcagagaaaattaaaagaggagggaaacttacaattgacccccttaaatactctttctcattattggattcacctgtgtatgtaggtcaggggtcactgagcttactaagccaatttgagttccaataattagttctaaaggttttggaatcaataaaatgacaacagtgcccaaatttatgcacctgcctgattttgtttaaacaattattcaacactttctgtaaatccaatagacttcatttcacttctcaaatatcactgtgtgtgtctcctatatgatatactTAACTGAcaatttttaatgtaacaacgatttatacaggaaaataatgactattaacaaggttgcccaaacttttgcatcccactgtatccCTGCTGTTGAACAGGTCTCCAGCTTAAGTTCTTGGGGACCCACATCTCTGAGAACCTGTCTTGGTCAACTAACACCTGCATCCTGGtcaagaaggcccatcagcacCTCATTTTCTTGAGGAC
Proteins encoded:
- the LOC134623937 gene encoding P2Y purinoceptor 14-like, which translates into the protein MTFPLNETCDLVGTSVNPFFMLVYSLLFLVGLLLNGLILKFYFCGARQQASSSLMVYMKNLTAADFLLCLSLPLRISHYGSTSVIVWQLYCSFGASALFLNMYASILFMCYVAANRYLKIVRPSGSHVLQSVRTANIVSMVTWICLLAPSVTYGIMFLITQKPLTSIPNHCGLLFSASVSLMFKIMHTFSAIIFLLVSISLVFFYYSTSRRVLQAQQTQLASSNAEKLVKSRRNMLVLVSIFCVCFVPHHLVRVLFVFLLNSCSVDLVLFYLKEAATMLSVFNVCLDPLVYFFLCKTFRPQVRKASRIANIQQANTESQSTMEKLSIIKGRAASQTSLQLKFLGTHISENLSWSTNTCILVKKAHQHLIFLRTLKKNHLSTDILANLYR